GGAAAGATCCACCCGTGCGCCTATTATTCCCATCGTCTTTCGCCTGCGGAACGTAATTACGATGTCGGCAACCGGGAGCTGCTTGCCATACGCTTAGCGCTCGGCGAGTGGCGACATTGGTTGGAGGGTTCTTCTATTCCCTTTATTGTCTGGACCGACCATCGTAATTTAGAATATATCCGCTCCGCCAAGAGATTAAATGCGCGTCAGGCTCGTTGGGCATTATTTTTCACGCGCTTTGATTTTTCTATCTCTTACCGCCCCGGTTCTAAGAACGTTAAACCGGATGCATTGTCTCGGCTCTTTGATTCCTCTACCCCCTCCACGTCAAGAGAGGAGATTATTTCTCCCGGTCTCGTGGTAGGGGCCGCAGGGTGGGGAATCGAAAGACAGGTTAAGCGCTCTTTATCTCGCGTTGCCATCCCTCGACAATGCCCAAGGGGCTTACTCTTTGTTCCGGTGCCCACACGCTTGGCTGTCCTCCAGTGGGGACATGCATCTAAATTAACTGCCCATCCTGGTGTCCGGGGTACACTTGCGGCTATCCGTCAGCGTTTTTGGTGGCCCACCTTAGAACGTGACGCTCGTCGCTTTATTGCTTCATGTGCGGTTTGCGCTCAAACTAAGGCTGGCAATGCCCCGCCAGCCGGTCTGCTTCGTCCGCTACCTGTTCCTACTCGCCCGTGGTCTCACATCGCGCTCGACTTTATCACCGGTCGTCCCCCGTCTAATGGTAACACGGTCATTTTGACGGTGGTAGATCGGTTTTCTAAGTCTGCCCACTTTATCCCGCTCACTAAACTCCCCTCTGCCAAGGAGACCGCCCAGATCGCTGTAGACCATGTATTTAAATTACATGGTTTACCCTCTGAAGTAATTTCTGACAGAGGACCTCAATTTTCCTCTCTATTCTGGAGAGAGTTTTGTCGCCTCATTGGTGCCACTGCCAATCTCTCGTCGGGCTTTCACCCCCAGACTTGTGGCCAAGCTGAACGAGCCAACCAGATCATAGGTCGGCTCTTACGTAGTCTCGCATTTCGTAACCCATCATCTTGGTCTGAGCAGCTCCCGTGGGCAGAGTATGCCCATAATTCGCTCCCATCCTCTGCCACGGGACTGTCTCCGTTTCAGTGCTGCCTCGGGTACCAGCCTCCTTTATTCTCTTCACAAGAGGTTGATTCTAGATGCCCGAGCGTGCAGAAATTTATTTCTCGCTGTAAACGAACCTGGAGAAGGGTGAGATCCGCTCTTTGTCGCTCTCGTAGACGCATGTGCATTACAGCCAATAAACGTCGGATTAAGAGCCCCCGCTATTTGCCGGGTCAAAGGGTGTGGTTATCCACAGCAAATTTACCTCTCCAGTCTGAATCTCGCAAATTAGCTCCTCGATTTATCGGACCTTTCCCTATCACTAAGATTATTAATCCTGTCGCTGTCAAACTCCGTCTCCCGTCTAATCTTCGCCGGGTACACCCCGTTTTTCATGTCTCTTGCATAAAGCCTGCCCCCCGCTCGTCCCCTCGCTCTGCGCTCTCTGCCATTCGTATCGAGGGGTCGCCCGTTTACAAGGTCCGCAAGATTTTGGACATGCGTCGTCGGGGGCGTGGACATCAGTACTTGGTCGATTGGGAGGGTTATGGTCCTGAGGAGAGGAGTTGGGTTTCTCCCCGGGACGTCTTGGATCCTTCGCTCATTGATGATTTCCTCCGGTCTCGTCAGGCTTCCCCCTTGGGAGCGCCAGGAGGCGCTCTTAGTGGGGGGGCACTGTCATGACCcagtttctttctctctttctctacacacacacacactctatcatacacacatacacacacatcgCCCGCTCTCATTACTCTCTGCCGCAGCTGTttccactctctctctctccacctgTTCCTCATCTTCCCTCATTAACCTAGGCTTTATCTATCGTGCCCTGTCATTGTCTTTTGTCAGATTGTTAAGCTATGCAGACGTGTCTGTTTCTGTACTGGATTAATATCTACTATtccctgtcctgtcctgtccTGTCTCGTGTGTGAAGATTACATTGTTGCTGTTGGAATTACCCCCTGCGTTTATTTTTCATACACAGAACTGTGGCTCAAGAGAGACTTGTACTATACCTGTGTGGTGCTGCTGGCTGGCATCGGCCTCCTCTCGCTCTCTCCGGGTGCTTAGTGAATCCCGCTGCCCTTTTGTTCTGCTCTGCCACAGAGGACTATCGAGTTGTCATTTACCAGCCATCTGGATATTTTTCTGTTCATCTATGTTTTTGTTGGTGCCGTTATTTCTGCCTGTGGCCAGCTTTATTAAACTGTGACATTTTTTGCTATCCCTGCATTTGAGTCCTTCATTCCCATAACAAGTTGACCCGATacacaacaaatgtaaaactgcGTTATTTATCACCATGACTGtaaagtggacttttaaagctgaaataagcattaaacatttcaatcgtcaagtgaggaataacatggatggaactttcttggaaataaggattgtgcatcacaGTCAGGTACAACGAGGGTAACccagtctcacacccatggcgtcaatatttgacgacacttgaccatgcgtcaatatgttgacgcggagggtatatctttcgcgtcattttttgacgaactggggacttcaatactataaggtacgcgaaattaaacagttgtcacctggcattggggttagggttaggtttgggtagggatgtagggttaggtttgggtagggatgtcattatgtaaatctaaccctaaaccgacgcaaaaatggtagaaaatggtaagaaaataggaaagagaatgcaacggacttaatagtattgaagtccccagttcgtcaaaaaatgacgcaaaaggtataccctccgcgtcaacatattgacgcatggtcaagtgtcgtcaaatattgacgccatggggtgagactgggttgacgAGGGAGAAGGCTTCTATGGGTgagacaaaaagtttaattttcgctacttgtttattgacttattaataacatttagctaaagaatatttgccggtcgggttcgggtccagattttaaataatagacgggtccacgtcggatccgggtccagcttttaaataatagacgggtccgggtcggttccgggtgcagctttcaaaacaacagacgggtccgggtcagttcagtgtagcacatttacgggtctgatcgggttcgggtaggaatttttggacccgtgtagacctctagtcTTCGGCCTCCTCTGgcatttgtgcataaaataaactaaataatacaataatacaAATTCAAAActaatcatttttaaattaaatgaatgtgaGTGATTCACATTTCAATATGGACTAACATTAACACACTAGTTATTTATGAGTCTtgtaatgttcatttaaaaaaatatattataagcCTACTATTTCCCTCTGACGGTGGTGACTGTTGAGTTCAGGGGTCCACAACCTCAGTCCTGGAGGgtcgatgtcctgcagagtttagctccaaatTGCATCGGCACACCTGCCTGGAAGTTTCGAGTATGCTTAGTGAGACCTTAATTAGGTGCTTCAAGTGTGTTGATtagggttgaagctaaactctgcaggacactggCACTCCAGGACCAAGCTTAGGCACCCCTGGTTTAGTGCATCAAGAAAGCAAACATCACTAAATGCATAAAGCTCCCCTTTACTGGTCAAAATATAAAATCACAGTATAGTTATTAAAGTTTAAATAATGAGGAAATAAAGATCTTAACTTTAATATTATATGCATATTATGAACACACACAATAATAGAGCACACAAAATAACaattctaaataataataataaaataacgcAAAACAAGCAAGGTGTTAGAAAACATGgttaacaataaataaacattacaatatatatatttttaaacctaacaaatgtttatgattacattattttatgctATAACATGCTTGAGGATCCCTACAATCACAgattaaagtaaataattaaattcAACCACAAAAAAATAGTATACACACAAGGTACATGTaaagcaaaaacataaaataattctACATTCATTTTAATATGTGAGTAATACTGTACTTTATAAGTTAAGTACACAACAATCCTACACAGTTGATGTTTGCTTTGTGTAATATTGTTCACAATTGCTGCACTTAatgataattccggtatttaacacccCGAGTTCTCACCTCTGGTCTGCCCCGGATGAAccacagtgatggacacagagaTTTTGACACTTGGTCGTGTCTTGAcatttcgactcatttagaagcgtctcttgactgcttcagaatggaagtcaatgaccatgcacaaacatgtcattaaaacaacacttaacgtttattttcaaaactttaccactcaccgagtggttcgtggtgttcgttgatgatcaaaaacaaatatattggcgcaatgtatgatttcaatccgtgttatttgctatagtggaactattttttctgatacctcacaaccgcgtatatacttccgctctatatttgagtctgaagcatgaatgaacgtagtccaacaaactgtaataaaatggtagcatactttcaaaatcaagtttatttataacacttacaccatccaatatctTTTTTTCAttagcagaacaataaagaagatattttgcagaaaccccagtgctccgtcatgcaagtcaacagatccgcacactttaagagctaaagcaatacaacagtaatcccccataactccgtgtgataTATTGACGTCTtatgaagcaaatcaatcagtttttgcaagaaactgaacgttatttacaacactattagcgtgaatgccaaagcaggaagcgcgctttCCGTCGAGGAGATCTCTTCCACTGGtgccgtttggtggctgttggctatggatgttggtctctctgcgccatctatagagcgggagcgtgaagcgcacttcctgcttggcaaaagctctgcattaacgctgtaaaatatttatatattcaaatctcaaaactgaaaatcgaatgtcaacccacagaacgaatattcgaatattctggtccagccctacaaatatgggaaaaatttcttctgagagaaactgagcgaaaaaactacaaccacatgtaaatagacccttttctgtttactggcggcggagtgatatatcagcgagcaagagtcttccaagagaagtcaatggaattttacaaaatgccaaataaaacacgacagaaactgtatttcgctacacaacttgtttttaatcatcaacgaacaccccGAACTACTCGGtaagtagcacagttttgaaaatgaacgttaagtgtttttttttaatgacatgtttgtgcatggtcattgacttccattctgaagcagtcaagagacgcttctaaacgagtcaaaaacacgacccattgtcaaaatttctgtgtccaccACTGTAgcccatccaaaacaaaccagaaacgAGACTCAAGGTGCCAAACACCGGAACCATCCCTTAAGgaccaaaaataataaaacatgacACTGGCTGATGCCTTATTTAGATTTAAAAGTATCTGTAAGAATATTTCTAAAAATCCTTTGAATTAAGactcttttatatttttttaaaaagtggcttatttttttattttttgggtggCACGTTTTACTTGAGCATATATATCAGAAACTTCTTCTGACTGCAAATCTGTTTTCTTTGTCTGATCTTGCTCAGTGTCTGCACTGATGGTCAATTCTGGATCACTTTCTTTACTGTCCGCCATCTCCACTGTTGAGATGTTGCTGTTTGGCGGCGGGTCAGGGTCTTGTTGGACAGAAGCATAGACAGCAGTAAGTGAGGAGATGCCCCTGATCTCCTCTGACTCTATTTGGGTGTTTGTGAAGTCAATGGAGGAATAATGAAGGGATTGTGGGTAATTCAGTGAAATATCTTCATCAGTTTTATTGGAATAAATAGGTTCTTCATTCTCCTGTTAAACAACATAATGGATGAGCAACAATCCAGAATCAATGATATATATATcaagttttatatatatatcaaagAAAGAAACTTTTCTGTATTAAATGTTAGATTAAATGTGTGTAAGTttattttggatgaagtgtttTGTTAAACTCACTCCGTTAGTCAATTTAAGTTCAGCGATATCTTCTTGTCTTGTCTTTGTGGATCTGCtgtttctatttctaaaaaaaaagttatgtccccattactaaaaaaaataactttttgttcaacacaatcaacaacaatAATATTGACATTTTTGTTGGTAAATATGTTTGGGTTATCCAACAATTAGCTTGAAACTCGGCTTCAATAAAAGGTCTGTTTATGAATGTGTTAAGGCAGAGAGAGAATCCACACGTACACCCACTTTTAATACTAAAAGGGGGCTCAAAACTTAATCTCGCCTAGGGCAACCAAAGGGCTAGAGCCGACCCTGCTgggggtgcatcccaattcagggtcTGGATCCTTCTAAGGCCGCATACTTTGAAGGCAAGACTCTGCATTTGACTCTGAAGTCCACAAagtgaactgaaatgagacagtCTAGCCTACAGTGGGACACAATGCTGGTCATcagactttaaaaataaatatgtagccagatattttattttatttaataaaaatatggcATTGATGCAGATTAAACTACCCAACCAAGATTATATAAAATTgaccaaccttagaaatatacaaaagtaCAATGCAACATGCAGAATATTGCAGCAATAATATCAATTCAATATCAAAATGTCATATATAACAGTAAAACAGTGGACCTTAAATATAGACTTTTATTTAACTACAgttctaaatgtttatttcaaaatacccaGACAACACAGGTGTGCATTGAATCATGGGATAGCCAAGGCTGTAAAAGATCCATCTGGATCCTAGATGTCAGGGGAAAGAAAGGCTACATTTGGAGGCTGCATGTGAAGGAGCCTTTGAATTGAGACAGCATTTGTCGTGGCCCTGTGATGTCACTGGCCTTCGAATATGGCCTTAGAAGGCTAAAGCCCCTGATTTGGGATGTACCCTGGGTCATACTAACGCGAATCAAAAGTGACAACTGTTGCCTGGACGATGCTGTGATCCTTAAGAAACACAAATATCAAAATACAGCTCATCTTTAAATTTAAGCATTTCCTTCATTATTTGTCATGTAATGTTTACTGTATAGTTTAATTTATTGATTTAGTTATACCTTTCTAATTGATTACGCAATATTTCACATgactagtgcaagacgagaagttgtgatttaaaagtgcattatttttctatcgtttcgctagatgagACGGATAAGACGATTCTGaaagtggagtattcctttaagttttaaaaatcAGACGTAAAGCAGGCGTCTGGTCATGTTCTCTTTACTTgtgatgttttttaataaagtgtgtgttttattaataattaatttttgtCATGTGCTCACCGTTTATAGAGATACTTAATGACACACAAGATCATCATTACTGAAGCTCCAATAAAAGCTCCAGTCAGCATAGAGGAAACACTGAAACCTGATgagaaatatattaaaaaataaaaatagttatTTTAAACTGAAAGCATTTCATTTAGCAAAGCTAGTGATGCTTCTTCCACAATCTGTGACAAAGATGTAGTTTAGCAGATACTTTAGGGTTCCAGGTGTTATTACAAAAACAAAGTGTGTGAAGTGAGAAACAAgaaaactttatattttaagcTCATTCATGTGCCTGGGATATTTCACTCtctacaaacaaataaacagatAACTTACTTGAAGATGAGTAAAACAGTTGAATCTGTTGACTGGCAGTGCTGTGAGTGTTGATATTGACACACTGCagagtgtctgtgtgtgtaagtGATTGATGGAGAGAAATGAAACTCTTCAAGTTTGTGCTGTTCAATCGCTCCTCACTGATGAATGTGTTTGTAGAGTTACTGACAGGAAGTCCAGATAGAAACCACTTCACTTTAGGAGAGGGATTCCCATGAgcctcacacaaacacacagttacatcagtTATATTACAGCTGAGAAAGATTTTGGTTGCATCTGAAAGtgaaaaagaaatatcaataataaatacatacagtTAATGGTCCTATTAtcattttatgttgttttgtggTGTTGTGTTCTTGCGCTCTAGCTGGTAAAATAGAAGTAAAATAGACAGTTAATACTCATACTGAATGTCCAGCAACACTGATGTGTTTTGGGTACCATGTTGGTTTTGGGCTTGACAGTAGTAGCGTCCTGTGTGTGTATGATCAGTCACATTGAAGGTGAGATTATATCCAGTCTGCAGCTCCTTTAGCTGTCCTCCATTCTCTCTGTACCAGGTGTAgttgaacactgctggattTCCATCACTGCTGCAGATCAAAGTCACTGAACTGCCCTCCAGTACAGAGTTAGATGGAAACACAGAAACTGATGTGTTTTCAGGAGCATCTGAATGGAAAATCCAATTTTGAAAATAtagttaaaatgtgtttaatccTAAAAAAGTTGAAACTGTGTAAACACTGGGACAATATAATACAGTCAGGTTAATTcagatatcaaataaataatatttttggcCTAATGTTACATTTGGTTGGTTATTTCTGATTAAATCCAAGCCAGTGTAATAGTCTTACAAGTTTACCTGAAGGACTTAAAGCCGGGGCAGACTGGAAGTTTTCCCGGTGGACCACCGGGCGATGTCGGCTGGCCCACATTAGCTACAGTATGCACATATAAAGTTGCTGTTATTAGTGCAGCCAGAGATACTTTAATTAGGGAGATGTTAACCTTCGGTATTCTGCTATTGGAAAACCCGTATCAGTCCACTTGGCTACAATAATAACCACAATAATAAACAGTGACATCTGTTGCAGTCTAAAGGGGGTCACACACCGGAGGCCAATGTTAATGGctaacgatttgggacaaatatgatgttatttaatgttaaagcaacacctttaaataatgtctctaaaattatttcagtgatagaacaacttttaactggacaaattgtactgttgctgcaaccggaacagcctcctagctgctacaagcacactctaagtggcggtggagggtaggaaacacagccccgccccgccccctgcctgcagaagagtgtctgataccaggcactgttgcacttttcaaccacatgggggagctggaagtcatttttacatgaaaactacatagtgttgctttaaactagGTGAGTGGCGGGATTTGAGCAGTGTCCTGAGTCACAGCGGACAGACATCGCCAGTACCACAATCAGGTACAGTTTACTTTTTACAATTTCTTGTCagaatttatgttacattttaatctgttctttaaaaaaactgcCTCTGTTCTCCTTCCCTGTGTATAGCAGCTGTTTCAATTGGGTGTTTCACATGGTGTGTGGCAAGTGGCAGAATTGTTGCAGGGCTCGTGTAGTGGAAACATTGTTCACAGCATTTAGTGCAAATCATTTTATCTTTAGCGGCACCTGTCATGAAGAGCCATGGGGATTTTGCAGGATTTTGGCTGCATGCACAGTCCTTGTCCGCATTTTGTAGCTTTCTGCATGTCTCCTACTGAAAATAAACTGGGCACTCGTGACGTACCAGGTGAAATGCCCATTATGCGATTTTATGCTAAGCTTGCAGGCTTCCCTTAAAGGCCCTTGGTGCAGGTCAATGTCAAATTGTTGACCAATCAAATAAAAGAAGGCGGAGGTTTCTGTTCACCAAAGccaggggtgtccaaagtcggtcctgtgtcctgcagagtttagctaaaacttccctcaacacacctgcctcaaagtatctagtctagtaagaccttgattagctggatcaggtgtgcttgattagggttggaataaaactctgcagatacaccggccctc
The sequence above is a segment of the Misgurnus anguillicaudatus chromosome 1, ASM2758022v2, whole genome shotgun sequence genome. Coding sequences within it:
- the LOC129432100 gene encoding sialic acid-binding Ig-like lectin 10, with the translated sequence MFKDQMKVEVHDEVKEGSSMCLRCSAKTLCSSSPPTLTWSSTDRLHLNENSRLQLDQQNQTEIISDLNFTATHLQHGVTFICTITYQLQQRITTAQNKTTLHVKYAPENTSVSVFPSNSVLEGSSVTLICSSDGNPAVFNYTWYRENGGQLKELQTGYNLTFNVTDHTHTGRYYCQAQNQHGTQNTSVLLDIQYDCNITDVTVCLCEAHGNPSPKVKWFLSGLPVSNSTNTFISEERLNSTNLKSFISLHQSLTHTDTLQCVNINTHSTASQQIQLFYSSSSFSVSSMLTGAFIGASVMMILCVIKYLYKRNRNSRSTKTRQEDIAELKLTNGENEEPIYSNKTDEDISLNYPQSLHYSSIDFTNTQIESEEIRGISSLTAVYASVQQDPDPPPNSNISTVEMADSKESDPELTISADTEQDQTKKTDLQSEEVSDIYAQVKRATQKIKK